Proteins found in one Quercus robur chromosome 2, dhQueRobu3.1, whole genome shotgun sequence genomic segment:
- the LOC126714368 gene encoding O-fucosyltransferase 27 isoform X6 encodes MQIQEDTMLICDVVVVSRLLNATLVIPEIQSTTSKKGISSEFKSFAYLYNEEQFMAALAKDVKVVKTLPKNLKWARRKKEIPSFKVRYSASPYYYLNQVLVVLKRHSVVELVVSEGGCLQAILPPQLQHNEELQRLRCRVAFHALRFRQEVQELATKILLRLRAPGRPFIAYDPGMTRDALAYHGCAELFQDVHTELIQHKRSWMMKRGIVKGKLPVNSAKQRLNGSCPLMPEEVGILLRAYGYSWDTIIYVSGGEVFGGQRTLVPLHSMFENVVDRTSLSTPWELTWIYGREANLVSSYPSTPPSIEKEMKHEAWKTAGPRPRPLPPPPARPKSYNIEGWWGWVAESDNEPESTVMELRTNAHKLLWEAIDYVICIEADSFIPGFDRDGKGHPNFASLVMGHRLYQSAALKTYRPDRKEVAKLFEKIQDHLYHANHTWLKSVRKHMRKRLIDGLIEASTKSKPKSFLSHPVPECSCLMYDSTETEVHASSPSTQSQVQAALGIAHQCPAWMKSDLILRSKDKDNEEDLDEDDSTSSGLFFRQGGENHESGGGESNNKEEAQMDDQEELEGGER; translated from the exons ATGCAAATCCAAGAGGACACTATGCTG ATATGCGATGTGGTTGTGGTTTCTCGGCTTCTAAATGCTACTTTGGTAATTCCTGAGATCCAATCAACTACAAGCAAGAAGGGGATTAG TTCTGAGTTCAAGAGTTTTGCATACCTGTACAATGAGGAACAGTTCATGGCAGCATTAGCAAAAGATGTGAAAGTTGTAAAGACTCTTCCAAAAAATCTCAAATGGgcaagaaggaagaaagaaattcCAAGTTTCAAAGTGCGTTACTCAGCTTCACCATATTATTATCTGAACCAAGTTCTCGTAGTATTGAAGAGGCATTCGGTGGTTGAACTAGTTGTGTCTGAAGGTGGATGCTTGCAG GCCATCCTTCCTCCCCaacttcaacacaatgaagagCTTCAAAGGCTGAGATGTAGGGTTGCTTTCCATGCTCTACGGTTCCGGCAAGAGGTCCAGGAACTTGCCACCAAAATTTTACTTAG GTTAAGGGCTCCTGGACGGCCATTTATAGCCTATGATCCTGGGATGACGAGAGATGCTTTAGCATATCATGGCTGTGCGGAACTCTTCCAG GATGTACATACTGAATTGATCCAGCACAAAAGGTCTTGGATGATGAAACGGGGGATTGTCAAGGGGAAGCTTCCAGTGAATTCAGCTAAGCAACGCCTTAATGGTTCTTGTCCACTAATGCCAGAAGAG GTTGGTATTCTTCTTCGTGCTTATGGATACTCATGGGACACGATAATATATGTCTCTGGCGGAGAAGTCTTTGGTGGTCAAAGGACATTAGTTCCTCTTCATTCTATGTTTGAAAATGTTGTTGATAGGACCTCCCTTAGCACCCCATGGGAGCTTACTTGGATTTATGGTCGTGAGGCTAACCTTGTCAGCAGCTATCCTAGTACTCCACCTTCGATTGAGAAAGAGATGAAGCATGAAGCTTGGAAAACTGCAGGCCCACGCCCTCGGCCGCTTCCACCACCTCCAGCCCGACCAAAATCATATAACATTGAAGGTTGGTGGGGTTGGGTGGCTGAGAGCGATAATGAGCCTGAGAGCACGGTAATGGAATTGCGGACCAATGCCCATAAATTGCTATGGGAAGCAATTGACTATGTTATATGCATTGAAGCTGATTCGTTCATCCCTGGATTCGATCGTGATGGCAAGGGACATCCAAATTTTGCTAGCTTGGTAATGGGGCACAGACTCTATCAGTCAGCTGCACTGAAAACATATAGGCCAGACAG AAAAGAAGTTGCcaagctttttgaaaaaatccAGGACCATCTATATCATGCAAACCATACTTGGCTAAAATCAGTACGGAAGCatatgagaaagagattgattGATGGACTAATAGAAGCATCTacgaaatcaaaaccaaagtcttttctctctcatccaGTTCCTGAATGTTCTTGCTTGATGTATGACTCTACTGAAACAGAAGTTCATGCTTCAAGCCCTTCAACTCAATCACAAGTTCAGGCTGCTCTTGGCATTGCGCATCAATGCCCGGCCTGGATGAAAAGTGATTTGATATTGCGGTCAAAAGACAAGGATAATGAAGAGGATCTTGATGAGGATGATTCCACATCATCTGGATTGTTTTTCCGACAAGGTGGTGAAAATCATGAAAGTGGAGGTGGGGAATCAAACAACAAAGAAGAAGCTCAAATGGATGATCAAGAGGAGCTTGAGGGTGGAGAAAGATAG